A window of the Streptomyces luomodiensis genome harbors these coding sequences:
- a CDS encoding N-6 DNA methylase, translating into MTDSAASSVGPLVTGSEIARLAGVTRAAVSNWRRRYDDFPAPAGGAANSPLYALTEVQEWLDRQRKGREVSPEVELWQAMRAAYGEQMVAGLAQVAGALAGGHEPGLPDDIAVRVRGLARTGAPADLVHGLTERFMDSARRTGSDQVTPERVVRAVCHFTPELPADSTVFDPACGIGVLLLSVASTSGMCCRGQEMDADSARFAQLRADLLGRSEVLVVAGDSLRADAWPDLKADLVVCDPPAGVTEWGREELLLDSRWELGTPSKAEGELAWLQHAYAHTEPGGHVLMVMPASVAYRKAGRRIRAELVRRGIVRQVVALPPGTATSHALPVHLWCLRRPENTGAADANHTVRMVDLTGNSPDGSLEPRPEQVAEVPLIELLDDTVDLTPGSHLRVRHRDYPGEYAALREELEDQIRRLATLLPELAPGGGPGSLDGATTSVADLVRAGLVAHDAGPEPVSASEQLDTDFLQGFVRSSVNARRSTSASGTYRFDSRGSRIPRMGIDDQRRYGSAFRALSAFEAGMRRVDELSRQLAEVARDGLATGALTPPE; encoded by the coding sequence ATGACGGACAGTGCCGCTTCATCGGTCGGACCTCTTGTCACCGGCTCCGAGATCGCTCGGCTGGCCGGAGTGACACGGGCCGCTGTCTCCAACTGGCGTCGGCGTTACGACGACTTCCCCGCGCCGGCGGGAGGTGCTGCGAACAGTCCGCTCTACGCGCTCACCGAGGTCCAGGAATGGCTGGACAGGCAGCGCAAAGGTCGGGAGGTATCGCCCGAGGTCGAGCTGTGGCAGGCCATGCGGGCCGCGTACGGCGAACAGATGGTCGCGGGCCTGGCGCAGGTGGCCGGGGCGCTGGCAGGAGGACACGAGCCGGGACTGCCGGATGACATCGCCGTCCGGGTACGGGGTCTCGCCCGGACGGGAGCACCCGCCGACCTCGTGCACGGGCTGACCGAACGGTTCATGGACTCCGCTCGTCGTACGGGATCGGACCAGGTGACTCCCGAGCGCGTGGTGCGGGCTGTATGTCACTTCACCCCGGAGCTGCCGGCCGACTCCACGGTCTTCGATCCGGCCTGCGGAATCGGGGTGCTGCTCCTGTCCGTAGCCTCCACATCGGGGATGTGCTGCCGCGGCCAGGAGATGGACGCCGACAGCGCCCGTTTCGCACAGCTCCGCGCCGATCTCCTGGGCCGCTCGGAAGTACTCGTCGTGGCAGGTGACTCGCTGCGCGCGGACGCGTGGCCGGATCTCAAGGCGGACCTGGTCGTCTGTGACCCGCCGGCCGGCGTAACCGAGTGGGGGCGGGAAGAGCTGCTGCTCGACTCCCGCTGGGAACTCGGTACCCCCTCCAAGGCCGAAGGGGAGCTCGCGTGGCTCCAGCACGCCTACGCGCACACCGAACCCGGCGGACACGTCCTCATGGTCATGCCTGCCTCAGTCGCCTACCGAAAGGCAGGCCGCCGCATCCGGGCGGAGCTCGTACGCCGGGGCATCGTGCGCCAAGTGGTCGCCCTGCCACCGGGGACGGCGACCTCTCACGCCCTGCCCGTCCACCTGTGGTGTCTGCGGCGCCCCGAGAACACGGGAGCCGCGGACGCGAACCACACCGTGCGCATGGTCGACCTGACCGGCAACAGCCCCGACGGAAGCCTGGAACCACGCCCCGAACAGGTCGCCGAGGTGCCGCTGATCGAGCTTCTCGACGACACGGTCGACCTGACCCCCGGCAGCCATCTGCGGGTCCGGCACCGGGACTATCCGGGTGAATACGCCGCCCTCCGCGAGGAGCTGGAGGACCAGATCCGTCGCCTCGCCACCCTCCTGCCCGAGCTTGCGCCGGGCGGCGGCCCAGGCTCCCTGGACGGGGCCACCACCAGCGTCGCGGATCTCGTCCGCGCCGGACTCGTCGCGCACGACGCCGGCCCGGAACCGGTGTCGGCCAGCGAGCAGCTCGACACGGACTTTCTGCAGGGTTTCGTGCGCAGCTCCGTCAACGCCCGCCGGTCCACCAGTGCCAGTGGGACCTACCGCTTCGACAGCAGGGGCTCACGTATCCCTCGCATGGGCATCGACG
- a CDS encoding sigma factor-like helix-turn-helix DNA-binding protein — MDHGDVVPIAELLDERRYLLDVAYWMLGNRGEAECVVDETYRRWYGLSDAGREQITAPRSWLAKTAGGICLGRLVLPGRGAGGRAGGRGGGRRTRAADGEGPWAVVEGEVSRALLDALDSVSPAERAAFVLNDVFGMTSGAIADIVGRTEAECAELAHRVRRGLRAQRSLPTTPERHDSLARAVRDACAAEDAALLASLLSPDATAFFDGGGKVRALAGPVHGSRRVAHSLLTLLADRPRTTLATHSVNGRTGLVVRYDRQVAAVISLDIADRHIAQVWVTLNPDKLDAWNHTPETGGSGSGRSPAHRGDGWS; from the coding sequence ATGGATCACGGTGACGTGGTGCCGATCGCGGAGTTGCTCGACGAGCGTCGGTATCTGCTGGATGTGGCCTACTGGATGCTGGGCAACCGCGGTGAGGCGGAATGCGTCGTCGATGAGACCTATCGCCGGTGGTACGGGCTGTCGGACGCGGGGCGCGAGCAGATCACGGCTCCTCGCTCCTGGCTCGCGAAGACCGCCGGCGGGATCTGCCTGGGACGTCTCGTCCTGCCCGGCCGGGGCGCGGGAGGCCGCGCGGGCGGCCGCGGGGGAGGGCGCCGAACACGGGCGGCGGACGGCGAAGGGCCGTGGGCGGTGGTGGAGGGGGAGGTCAGCCGGGCGCTGCTGGACGCGTTGGACTCCGTGTCGCCCGCCGAACGGGCGGCGTTCGTGCTCAACGACGTCTTCGGGATGACCTCCGGCGCGATCGCCGACATCGTGGGACGCACGGAGGCGGAGTGTGCCGAACTCGCCCACCGGGTCCGCCGCGGGCTTCGCGCTCAGCGCTCACTCCCCACGACACCCGAACGGCACGACTCCCTCGCCCGCGCCGTTCGCGACGCCTGCGCCGCCGAAGACGCCGCACTGCTCGCCTCGCTCCTGTCCCCGGACGCCACGGCGTTCTTCGACGGCGGCGGTAAAGTCCGGGCACTGGCCGGCCCCGTCCACGGCAGCCGACGGGTCGCGCACAGCCTGCTCACCCTGCTGGCCGACCGCCCCCGCACCACCCTGGCCACGCACTCCGTCAACGGCCGCACCGGGCTCGTCGTCCGCTACGACCGCCAAGTCGCCGCCGTCATCAGCCTCGACATCGCCGACCGCCACATCGCACAGGTCTGGGTCACCCTCAACCCCGACAAACTCGATGCCTGGAACCACACCCCGGAAACCGGTGGCTCCGGCTCCGGCCGGAGCCCGGCACACCGGGGCGACGGCTGGTCCTGA
- a CDS encoding RNA polymerase sigma-70 factor → MHVEPSPTESPTASDLEEAVSVFVRHRLRLFGIAYRVLGSAAEAEDVLQEVWLRWQRTDRSAVVSPVAFLSSTTTRLAINVAQSARVRRETYIGPWLPEPVDTSADPALGAERAEALEMALLLVLEKLSPTERAAYVLREAFDYSYPEIAEILHLSVVNVRKIVSRARQHLSDERRESVDTTEHRRLLNAFVSAARTGDVASLEALFAPDVVSLTDGNGMRGAARIPVLGRARVANLSTSYPRFWRDVDLGLVDANGRTSLMIHRDGKPSAFVAIAASTEGIHKLMWVLSPSKIAAFLGSRSRFATGVSPAPGV, encoded by the coding sequence ATGCATGTCGAACCGTCTCCCACGGAGTCCCCCACGGCAAGTGATCTCGAAGAGGCCGTCTCCGTCTTCGTGCGGCACCGATTACGTCTCTTCGGAATCGCCTACCGCGTGCTCGGCAGCGCGGCCGAGGCCGAGGACGTGCTCCAGGAAGTGTGGCTGCGCTGGCAGAGGACCGACCGCTCCGCGGTGGTCAGCCCGGTGGCCTTTCTCTCGAGCACGACGACCCGTCTGGCCATCAACGTCGCACAGTCGGCGCGGGTCCGTCGGGAGACCTACATCGGACCGTGGCTGCCCGAGCCCGTCGACACGAGTGCGGACCCCGCACTGGGCGCGGAGCGCGCGGAGGCCCTGGAGATGGCTCTGCTGCTGGTGCTGGAGAAGCTGAGTCCCACCGAGCGCGCCGCATACGTACTGCGCGAGGCGTTCGATTACTCCTATCCCGAGATCGCCGAGATCCTTCACCTCAGTGTCGTCAACGTGCGGAAGATCGTGAGCCGCGCTCGTCAGCACCTGTCGGACGAGCGGCGCGAGAGCGTGGACACGACGGAGCACCGACGCCTGCTGAACGCCTTCGTCTCAGCGGCTCGAACGGGGGACGTGGCCTCGTTGGAAGCACTTTTCGCGCCCGACGTCGTCAGTCTGACCGATGGCAACGGGATGCGGGGCGCCGCTCGTATCCCTGTGCTGGGCCGTGCCCGCGTGGCCAACCTCTCGACGTCCTATCCGCGGTTCTGGCGGGATGTGGACCTCGGGCTGGTCGATGCCAACGGCCGTACGAGCTTGATGATCCACCGAGATGGCAAGCCCTCCGCGTTCGTGGCGATAGCCGCCTCGACGGAGGGCATCCACAAGCTGATGTGGGTGCTGAGCCCGAGCAAGATCGCCGCATTCCTCGGTTCGCGTTCCCGCTTCGCGACCGGCGTCAGCCCTGCGCCTGGTGTGTGA
- a CDS encoding NAD(P)/FAD-dependent oxidoreductase — translation MKNVLVVGGGFAGVWAAAGAVRTARQAGKAGEELRVTLISGGDDLVIRPRLYEDDPESKRVPLDRVLGPIGVRRVTATVTGIDTRARTVRAVERTGGERTLAYDKLVLATGSQLVRPDVPGAQHVFDIDTLPSAAALDHHLRRLPRRAASAGRYTAVVVGAGFTGVEIATGLGERLRALAGAQGTGEEVRVVLVDRADVLGPELGPGPRPSIEGAIDELKIECRLGRTVASATAEEVALSDGEVIPAATVVWTAGMAASPLTAQIPGERDRLGRLGVDAYLRVPGVPDVYAAGDTAVAPAEEGHLTLQSCQHALPMGKFAGHNVAADLLGAEPLPFAPDPYTTTLDLGPVGAVSTAGWDRVVRMAGEEAKRLKQDINTVWIYPPLDDAEQLLAQAGRFSNL, via the coding sequence ATGAAGAACGTCCTGGTGGTTGGCGGTGGCTTCGCAGGTGTGTGGGCCGCGGCGGGAGCCGTACGGACCGCGCGGCAGGCCGGCAAGGCCGGTGAGGAACTCCGGGTGACCCTGATCAGCGGCGGTGACGACCTGGTGATTCGTCCCCGCCTCTACGAGGACGACCCGGAGAGCAAGCGGGTGCCCTTGGACCGTGTCCTCGGCCCGATCGGCGTCCGCCGCGTCACCGCGACGGTGACGGGCATCGACACCCGAGCCCGTACCGTCCGGGCCGTCGAGCGGACGGGCGGGGAACGGACCCTCGCCTACGACAAGCTCGTCCTGGCCACCGGAAGCCAGCTGGTGCGCCCTGACGTCCCCGGCGCACAGCACGTCTTCGACATCGACACCCTGCCCTCGGCCGCGGCGCTCGATCACCACCTGCGGCGGCTGCCCCGGCGTGCCGCCTCCGCGGGCCGGTACACGGCAGTCGTCGTGGGCGCCGGATTCACCGGCGTGGAGATCGCCACCGGCCTTGGCGAGCGGTTGCGCGCCCTCGCCGGTGCGCAGGGTACGGGCGAGGAGGTGCGGGTCGTACTGGTCGACCGTGCCGATGTCCTCGGCCCGGAGCTCGGCCCTGGCCCGCGTCCGAGCATCGAGGGTGCGATCGACGAACTGAAGATTGAGTGCCGGCTGGGACGTACCGTGGCTTCGGCCACCGCCGAGGAGGTCGCCCTTTCCGATGGCGAGGTGATCCCCGCGGCGACCGTCGTATGGACGGCCGGCATGGCCGCCAGCCCTTTGACCGCCCAGATTCCTGGAGAGCGGGACCGGCTGGGACGGCTCGGCGTGGACGCGTATCTCCGGGTGCCCGGAGTTCCCGACGTGTACGCGGCCGGCGACACCGCGGTCGCGCCGGCGGAGGAGGGGCACCTCACGCTGCAAAGCTGCCAGCACGCCCTGCCGATGGGCAAGTTCGCCGGACACAATGTGGCGGCTGACCTTCTGGGAGCCGAGCCCCTGCCCTTCGCTCCGGATCCCTACACCACCACCTTGGACCTCGGACCGGTCGGCGCCGTCTCCACAGCCGGCTGGGACCGGGTGGTGCGGATGGCCGGCGAGGAGGCCAAGCGTCTCAAGCAGGACATCAATACGGTGTGGATCTACCCCCCGCTCGACGACGCCGAGCAGCTCCTCGCCCAGGCCGGTCGCTTCTCCAACCTCTGA
- a CDS encoding cytochrome P450 family protein: protein MSLSLPFVIDPGGADRHAEHRALRARGPATRVDILGLSAWAVSDPALLKTLLTSPDVSKNGRAHYPAFEETTRTWPLALWIEVQSMLTAYGADHRRLRRMVSPAFSARRIATLKPTVAAMVTELIDDLASVPAGQVVDLRERLAYPLPINVIGHLMGVPEDQRDDFRQLVDNVFDSTLTPEQAQANTARLFETTDQLIATKRRNPGDDMTSFLIAARDEEADGSGFTDAELRDTLILMINAGYETTVNVIDQAVFAMLTAPDQLHLVRTGQAAWEDVVEETLRTEPAITYLPMRFAVTDIDLPDGQTISAGDPILAAYAAANRHPEWHGPDADTFDVTREVKDHLAFGYGVHFCLGAPLARLEVAEALRQLFERFPAVSLAVPADALPPVPTLISNGHQELPVRLRAVDQR from the coding sequence ATGTCCCTGTCCCTCCCGTTCGTCATCGATCCAGGCGGTGCCGACCGACACGCGGAACACCGGGCCCTGCGGGCTCGTGGTCCGGCCACCCGCGTGGACATCCTCGGCCTGTCCGCCTGGGCGGTCAGTGACCCTGCCCTCCTCAAAACCCTGCTCACCAGCCCTGATGTCTCCAAGAACGGCCGCGCTCACTACCCGGCTTTCGAGGAGACGACGCGCACGTGGCCGCTCGCCCTGTGGATCGAGGTGCAGAGCATGCTCACCGCCTACGGCGCGGACCACCGCAGACTGCGGCGGATGGTCTCCCCGGCCTTCAGCGCACGCCGCATCGCCACGCTGAAGCCGACCGTAGCGGCCATGGTCACCGAACTGATCGACGACCTTGCCTCGGTGCCCGCCGGGCAGGTGGTGGATCTGCGTGAGCGGCTGGCCTACCCGCTGCCCATCAATGTGATCGGCCACCTGATGGGTGTGCCGGAAGACCAGCGGGACGATTTTCGGCAGCTCGTCGACAACGTCTTCGACAGTACGCTCACGCCTGAGCAGGCCCAGGCCAATACCGCGCGTCTCTTCGAGACCACCGACCAGTTGATCGCCACCAAGCGCCGCAACCCCGGCGACGACATGACCTCCTTCCTCATAGCGGCCCGTGACGAGGAAGCGGACGGCTCCGGCTTCACCGACGCGGAATTGCGCGACACGCTGATCCTCATGATCAATGCCGGGTACGAAACGACCGTCAACGTCATCGACCAGGCCGTCTTCGCCATGCTGACCGCACCCGACCAGCTTCACCTCGTCCGCACCGGCCAGGCCGCCTGGGAGGACGTGGTGGAGGAGACCCTGCGCACCGAGCCCGCCATCACGTACCTGCCCATGCGCTTCGCCGTCACCGACATCGACCTGCCGGACGGGCAGACCATCTCCGCGGGGGACCCCATCCTCGCCGCGTACGCGGCCGCCAACCGTCACCCCGAGTGGCACGGGCCCGACGCCGACACCTTCGACGTCACCCGCGAGGTCAAGGACCACCTGGCATTCGGCTACGGCGTGCACTTCTGCCTCGGCGCTCCCCTGGCCCGTCTCGAAGTCGCGGAAGCCCTGCGTCAGCTCTTCGAGCGTTTCCCCGCCGTGTCGCTCGCGGTACCGGCCGACGCTTTGCCACCGGTACCCACCCTCATCAGCAACGGTCACCAGGAACTCCCCGTGCGGCTGCGCGCCGTCGACCAGCGGTGA
- a CDS encoding cyclase family protein codes for MSVRSRGHRGNAFAEFEAAYGPVGPGDFALVDCGWAGRWNTPTYLEPWPYVSVELAAALLERGVRMIAVDTPSPDPSDSRACPVHRLLLGADVLIGENFTHLDRLTGWSLLTLAPLAVKDGSGAPVRAIAHCP; via the coding sequence GTGTCCGTCCGCTCCCGCGGACACCGCGGCAACGCATTCGCCGAGTTCGAGGCGGCGTACGGCCCGGTCGGCCCCGGGGACTTCGCCCTGGTCGACTGCGGCTGGGCCGGCCGCTGGAACACCCCCACCTACCTGGAGCCATGGCCGTACGTATCCGTCGAACTGGCCGCCGCCCTGCTCGAACGGGGAGTGCGGATGATCGCCGTGGACACACCGTCCCCCGATCCGTCCGACTCACGCGCATGCCCGGTGCACCGGCTGCTGCTCGGCGCGGACGTGCTCATCGGCGAGAACTTCACCCACCTCGACCGGCTGACCGGCTGGAGCCTGCTCACCCTGGCCCCGCTCGCCGTCAAGGACGGTTCGGGCGCCCCCGTACGGGCCATCGCCCACTGCCCCTGA